Part of the Hyalangium minutum genome is shown below.
CATCGCCACACGCACCTCCTAGAAGACCCCGATGCTGAAGTGGAACTGAGAGGCCGGCTCGTTGAAGTCCTCGTCCGGGTCCAGGTTGAAGCCCAGATCGAAGGCCAGCGGCCCCACCGGCGTCACGTACCGCAGCCCTACGCCCGCCGTGTAGCGCAGGATCGTCGGATCGAAGTTCGTCCGGTCTCCCCACAGGTTGCCGGCCTCGAGGAAGAAGCCCAGATCCAACGAGCGGAAGGCCGGCAGCCGCAGCTCCGCCTTGCCCAGAGTGAACAGCTCGCCACCCTGGCTCAGCGGCGCCTGCCCCGCCAGCACCGCCACCAGCTCCGCGGGGCACCCCTGCGGAGTAATGACGGCGCGGCAGTCGAGCAGCTGCCGGCGCACCTCGGCGCGCTGGTCCTCGGGCAGCAACCCATCCTCGCGGAAGCCGCGCAGGCTCGAGGAGCCCCCCAGGTAGAACAGCTTCGAGCCGATGGACTGCGCGTTCGGGGACAGCGGCACGATGGTACCGGCCCGGGCGGACAGCGCCAGGCTGGCACGGCGGCCCAGCGGCGCATAGACGCTCACGCTGCCAGACAGCTTCAGCTCGTGGATGGGGAAATCCGCGACCCTGTTGCCCAGCGCATCCGTGGGCGCCACGCTGAGGTCCCGGGTGAACTCGGCGCTGCCGGAGACCAGCAGACCCTTGCGCGGATTGGTGGGCTCATCCCGGAAGTCGAGCGTGGAGGTTCCCCGGAGCGAGTACAGGGTGAAGATGCCGTACGGGAAGCGCAGCCGCTCCTGGTCTGCCCGGCTCAGCACGTTCAGCACGCCGCTGCGCGAGCGCAGCCGGTTGTGCTCGAGCTCGCCTTGGATTCCCAGGCTGAGCCAGCGCGCCGCAGGCCAGTCCAGACCGCCCACCGCCGCGAACCGGGTGGAGAGATACGAGGGCCGGTGAACGCGCTCACCGATGAGATCCACCCGCGCGCCCGTGTCCCTCGGCAGCAGGAAGAAGTTGAGGCGCGGCTGGGTGAGGGCCACGTTGCCACGCCCGCCCAGCCCTTCCCAGCCTCGGATGGAGTCGTCCTGGACGCCCCCATACCGGCCCGAGAAAGCCTCCTGGCTCCAGCCCACGTAGTTCACCTTGGCGCGCGCCAGCAGGTTGAGCCCGCGCCCGTCCACGTTCGGGAACGCCGTGTCCAGCGTGACGCGTGGACCGTCCACCAGGAAGTAGCCGCCGGACACCTCGCCGTCGATGCGCGGCCGCTCCTGCACCGTCACCAAGATGTCCTTGATCTCCTCGCGACGGTTCGGCTCGCGCAGCTGCACCTCCACCTGGCGGAAGATGTTGAGCCGCGCCAGCCGGCGGCGCCCCTCCGCCAGCTTCTCCAGATCCAGCGGCTTGCCCACCTCCAACGCGAGCAGCGCGCGCACAGTCCGCTCGTCCGAGCGGGTCAGCCCCTGGAAGATGATGCGGCCCACGCGCACCTGAGGCCCCGGCTCCACGCGCAGGAAGACCTTCACGTAGCGAGGATCCTCCGTGTTGGGCTCCGTCTTCACCTCCACCCGGGCGAACAGGTACCCCTGCCGCGCCACCTCCTGCTCCAAGTTCTGGCGCGCCCGCTCCACCGCCTCCTCGCTCAGCGAATCCCCAGACGCCAAACCCACGCTCTCGGTGCCCGTGCCCTGCGGCAGCCCATCGACGACCACCTCGTCGACGCGCACCTCCGAGCCCTCCTCCACCTCGAACTCCGCCACCGCCGTGCGCGCACTCACATCCACGTCCAGCCGGCTGAAGTGCACTTGGGCCTGGGGGAAGCCGCGCTCGCGGTAGGCCTCCGTCAGCACCTCCGCCGCGCCCAGGTACGCTTCCTCCACGAACACCCGGTGCGGATCCGGCGCGAGCGGCACGGAGCGGGGCCCTTGCCCACTCCGCCCATCCACCTCCAGCGGATCATCCCTCAGCGGCAGCGTCAGCTCGGGCACCGGATCGCGGGTGCGGATGATCTCCGCGAGCACCTCTCGCAGCACGCCGCTCGGCAGCGCCCGGTTCCCCCGGAAGCGCACCTCCGTCACCGTGAGCGGCCGTCCCTCTTCGATCTCGAAGGCGAGCACGGCCTCGGCATGGTCCGGCCGGCGCACCTCGCGCGGGGTGACGCGCACGTCGTTGAAGCCCCGGTAGCGATAGAAGACCTCCAGCCGCCGGGCCAGGGTCCACACCACCCCGGGATCCAGTACCTCGGTGCCGTCATAGGCCAGGACGCGCTCCAGGACCACGCCCGGGAACTGGTGGTTGCCATGAAAGTGGAGCGTGTAGCGAGGCCCGGCGGAGACCGGCAGCGCCACCGTGGCAAGCCCCTGTTCCAGCGTCACCGTGGGAGCCCCGACCCGTGCGCGGTAGTAACGCTGTTGGCGCAACACGGTCCGCAGCTTCTCCAGCCCCGCGTCCACCCGCGCCTGATCGAGCACCACTCCAGGCTCCAGCCCGAGCGCTTCCAGCAGCGAGGACAGCGGCAGCCCGGGACTTCCGGTGAGCGTGACGCGGCCCACCCGGGTGGGCTGGCCCTCGTCCATCGTGAACACCAGCACCACGCCCCCGGGAGAGGGCTCCTCGGAGACTCTCAGGTAGGCCTGGTCATAGCCCTTGCGGTGGTAGGCCTGCTCGACGGCGGCACGGGCCCGATCCACGCTGTCCGGATCCAGCGGCGCATACTCCGGCAAGCCGCTGGCCTCGCGAATCTCATCATCAGACAGAGCGACGTTGCCCTCGATGACGAGCCGCACGAGCTGCTGCACCGGGGTGAGCTGGAACACCAGCCGCACCCCGCCCCTTACATCCACCGTGCGGGCCTCGACGTTGGTGAAGCGGCCGGTGTTCCACAGCGCCTCCACGCTCCGGCGCACCGCCAGCGTCGAGAGCACCTGCCCACGTCGAATGGTGACCAGGTCCGCCAGCCCGCGAGTGTCCGAGCCCGGCGGCAACCGGAGCTCCACCTCTTTCACCTCCTGAGGCTCCTGCTCCTGAGGCTCGGCGCGCGCCTCGGCCGCCGACGGTGGCTCCTGGGGAGCCATCCCCGCCAGCGCCAGGCCGGCCCACAGCAGACACACGGCGAGCGCTACTCGACCTCCCAGCTCAGCTTGAGCTCGAGTCCAAGGTTGCCGAACGAGGCTTCGCTGTTCTCGTTGTCCCACTGGGCCTGCGCGGAGAGGCGGTTGTCGAAGCGATACTCGGCCCGGGCGCGAGTTCCACGCCCGCTGACTGGCTGCGTCATGCCGATCTTAAGCTGATCGCTCAGGATCTTCGACTCCAGTTGTGCGGTCGGCTCCGCTTGCCTGGTCGCATCGTTGTACGTGGTGGAGATCTGAAAGGACAGGTCTCTCAGCACCGGGTTGCTGGGCAGGAAGCGCTTCACCTGCTTGTCCAGGCCGGACACATTGAAGAGCGCCTCGGCGGCCAGGCCCGCGCTGGCCGAGGCCGCCGTGTCCTTGTCCGTGCTCGTCACGCCCAGGGTGAGGAGGGAGACCACATCGCCTTCGGCCAGGGAGGGCTCGGAGGAGAAGAGCACCTGCGGGTCCGCGGGCCGACCGAAGGCGTGCACCTTCAGGGTGTACTCGCGCACCTGCGTCTGCCCGCGCACGTCGAACACGAGATCGATGCCATAGCGGTCCCGGAGCTCGACCTCGGCTTGGGTAATGGTGAACTGGTTGTTGCGGAAGAAGGCCTGACTGCCCTCCTCCGCCTCCACTCGGCCGAGCACGCCTGGGCGCACGTTGGTGCCCGTCAGCCGCAAATCACCCAACAACCGGGCGCGGGCCAGGTTGTTGTCGACCCGCACGTCCTTGAGGTGAACGCGCACGTCATACGTGAGGAACTCGGGAGCCTTGTCCGCCGTGGTGGGGAGCACCGACGCGGTGCGCCGCCCGAGGTTCTTGAGCATGGAGTCCAGCTCCAGGCCCTTCTGGTAGCGCAGCCGGAGCAGGTCCACGTCGCCCGCGAGCAGCAGTGCGTCCGGGGTCCCCGTGAGCTGCAGCCCGCCCGAAGCGGTGATGGGCAGGTCGTCCGAGTACCGGTACGTCACGTCCTCCAGCTCCGCGGCCAAAGAGATCTTGTCCGGCGAGAAGTTCTTGAGGGTGATCTCACCGCTGGCAGTGGCACGCCCCTCGTTGAGCAGGCCTCGGAAGCCCTTGAGCAGCACGCCCTGCTCGGTGAAGGTGGCCAGGCCCGACACGGCGCGCAGCGTGACGGGGCGGCCCCTCGCGGAGACCCGGAGATCGGAGACAGAGGCCTCGCCGACCAACGAGGGCTTGTCCAGGTTGCCGGAGGCCTGGCCCTGGAACTCCACCCGGCCACCGGTGCGCTCCACCTCGGGCAGCAGCGACTCCGCCACCCGCAGGTCCATGCCACCGCGCACGTTCAGGTCCAGAGCACGAGGCCCCATCCAGCCCGCACCGGACACCTCCAGGTCCGGCCCGCGAAAGGTGAAAGGCTCCACGTTCAGCCGGCCGCCCATGTAGCTCAGTGAGATGGGCCCTTCGTTCTGGCCCCGGAAGATGCCTCGCGCCAGGGACAGTTGGTCCACGAACGCCGTCACCTGCACGGCCTCATAGTTGCGGATGTTGCCCTGCGCGCTGAGGGTCCCCTTCAATGAGCCGGACATGCCCTGGGTCACCGCGTTCGCGGGCAGCAGCGGGCGGATCTCCGGCAACTCCAACGCCACGGACAGCTCGTAGGGGAACGGCTCACGTACCTTCATCGTCAGGAATCCGTTGGCGTCCTTGAAGAGCTGGCCAGAGACCTCGAAGTCCCGGCCCGTCATCTTGCCCACCAGGTGCATCGCGCCCAGGTCGCGGTCCGCGAAGGTGACGCGCGGGCCCTTCAGCGTCCCTTCGACGATGGGCAGCGTGGAGTTGCCGCTGACCGTGCCCTCCAGCGTGAGCGTGCCCTCCATGCCCATGCGCGTTGCGAGCTCCGGCCCGATCGCCTCCGCCAGGGAGAGGTTCTCGCCACCGAAGCGGTAGTCCAGCCCACCCGCGAAGGTAAAGGTGCCCTCCACCCAGCTCTTGCCGAGCGGCCCCTCGAGCGTGGTGCGCTCCAGCACCATCTCCTTGCCATCCACGAAGCGCAGCCGCGAGGAGCCATCGCCCATCCGGCGCCCGTAGTAAGTGGTGTTCTTGAAGTCGAACGCCACCAGCCCCTCGAAGCGGTCCACTGGGCTGTCGATCTCCACGCGCCCCGAGGCCAGACCGGCGATGGTCCCTTGCATCACGGCGATGTTGGGGTGGAGCCCGGCGATGACATCGATCAGGTCCTCGGTGCGGCCCTGCGGCACGTTCACCTCGGCCTTGGCGTGCAGCGACTTGCCGAAGGTGAGCGCGGCCTTGCCGAAGTACTGGGTGCGGCCCTTCTGCCCGGTGATCGTCGGGAAGCTCAGGACCAGATCCTCGTACGTCGCCTTGCCCTGCACCACCCCCATCCCTAAGCCCCAGAAGGTGAAGTCCCGGAAAGAGACGTTCGAATCCACCTTCACGTCCACGTACGGCCCCGCCACGGTGAGGTTCGCCGTGCCACGGCCCGCCCAGGGCAGCCCGGCCACGGCCCCGAAGTCGGAGAGCTCCAGGTCGCCATCCGCGCGCACGTCCAGCCCGCGCGCCGGGTCATAGAAGAGCGTGACGTCCGTGTTCATCCGCGAGCGGCCCGACTCCACCTGCCCGTCGATCGTCACCCGGTCCGAGAGGATCTTCAGGGTGGCCTGCACCCGGCCGCGGTCGAACTCCAGCAGCGTGAGCCCCTTCTGCTCGGGCGCGTCGTAGGCGCGCGTGGCCAGTACGAAGTGGCCGGTGCGCAAGTCCGCCTCTCCCGAGAGCTGTGGCCGAGGCAGGATCGTCCCGGTGAGGCGCCCTGTGACGGTCGCCGGAAAGTCCACCCAGGAGCCCTTCACCCCCGACTGCGCGAGGATCCGGCCGAAGGACGCGTCATACGTCTTCACGTCCAGTTCCACCGGGAGGCCCGGAGCCAACCGGACCGTGCCGCTCACCTCGGCACGCCCGTTCCCCACGGGCACCGTCAGCTTCTCCACTTTCACGCGCTCGCCCTGGTAGTGCAGCTGCGCCGTGAGGGAAGTGGGCCCGTAGCGGTCATAAGCCAGGTTGTTCGCGGACACCTCCACGGACACGCTGGGCGCAAGAGGCCGGCCCGTTACCGTGAGGCGCGTCCACACATGCCCCGACGCGGGCCGCTCCAGCAGCCCCGCCTCCTTCAGCGTCCGCAGCGGGAGGAACACCTGCGCATCCAGCGCGAGCACCGGCTGGCACAGGGACTCCACACGGCCCGAAGCGCTCACCGTCGCATCGTCCAGCGCCACCTCAGCGCGGTTGAGCTGCAGCAGCTGCTCGTCCACGTCCAAGCCGCCGCTGAGCACCAGCCGCCCCAGCAGCAGCTCACCACCGCTGGGCCCCAGCACCACCACACCGCGACGGGCCTCCACGTCGAACTCGGAGACGCCCCAGCGCTCCTTCCACCCCACGTCCAGATCCGACACTTCGATGCGCCGTCCGTTGGGCAGAGCCACTCGCACCTGCGCGCCGGTGAGCGCCAGCCGGGAGATCTTCAGCCGCTCCAGTGGCTTCAGCGGGCACGGAGCCGGCTCGCCTGGCTTGGCGTTCGCGGACGGCTGGGACAGATCCAGCGCCACACGAGGCCGCTGCACGCGCAGCAGATCCAGCGCCACCTTGCCGGAGAAGGGCCGCGTCAGCCCGAGTTGGACCTCGGCGAGATCCGCGGCCAGCAGCGGCGTGTCCGTGCCAGGCGCGAACAGCGAGAGTCCTCGGATGATGACCTTCTGCCCCAGCGGATCCAGCTCACACTGGCCGATGCCCACATCCAGGCCGATGAGGTCCGGCAGGTTGCGCCGCGCGAGCGTGCAAGCCGTCTCCCAGGCCACGGACGTACGAAGGGCGAAGATCGCCCCCACGATGAGGAGAGCAATCACCAGCAGCGCCCAACGCGCGCCCTGACGGCTGTTCGTGGCCAATGCCGCTACAGCTTACCGAGCCCTTCGAGGTAGCGGTCGATCTCCGCCAAGTCGATCTTCGAGCCGGCTGGCCGGCTGCTGGGCGAGGGAGCAGGCTGGGTCGGTGCGCCCGCCTCGGGGGGCAACGCCGAGCCCACCAGGCCCAGGTTGTCCGCCACGCGACGGATGAGTTCCTCGCCGATGGACTCGTGGCGGGACAGAAACGCCTCGAAGAGGGCGTTGTCGCACAGGGTGTTGATGACGCGCGGGGTACCGCCCGAGGCCTTGTGGATGGCCAGCAGCGCCTCGGACGTGAACGGCAGCCGGGGCGAGCCCGCCAGCCGCAGGCGGTGCTTCACGTAGGCCTCGGTGGACTCGGCGGTGAAGGGTTCGAGCTTGTACCGGAAGGCCACGCGCTGGGCGAGCGGCGGGTCCAGCTTGAGGTTCTTCTCGATCTCCGGCAGCCCGAAGAACACGAAGGAGATGAGCTTGCGCTCCGGGACCTCCAAGTTCAGCAGGCCGCGGAACTCCTCCATCAGCTCGCGCGTCTCCAGCATCTGGGCCTCGTCGATGAGGACGACGGCCTTCTTACCGGACTCATAAATCTGAAGGAGCCGCTGGTAGAGCTGGGACAGCAGGGCCAGCTTCTCCTGGGCCGGGTTCTCCACGCCCAGCTGCAGGGCGATGCGGCGCAGCAGCCAGTTGGCGGTAATACCCGAGTGGATGATGACGAGCAGGGCCGCCTCGTACTCGGACTCGGGCAGCGAATCGAGCATGCGCCGGGCCAGCGTCGTCTTCCCCGCGCCAATGTCGCCCACGAGGATGGACAGGCCCTTCATGTACCCCACGGCGTGCATCAGCCGCGTCAGCGCCTGCGAATGCTGCGTGGAGTTGTAATAAAACCGGCTGACTGGAGCGTTGGAGAAAGGCTCCGTGGTGAGCTCGAAAAAGTCGAGATAGGTCGTCATGGGCTCGCCGGACGTGGACTAGACGTAGCCTACCTTGCGGGCCTTCGGAGCGCCCGCGTTAGCTGCGGCCGCAGGAGGAGTTCCTCCGCCCCCGGGAGGCTTGCCCTTCGGGCCCGCCGTGGCGATGGGGTCGTCCTCGGGGGAAACCTCGGCGGACAGCCGCGCCACCTGGGAGGAGACGTCCCGGTACTTGGGGTCGAGCTTGGCCACCCGCTGGTAGTGGTAGAGCGCCTTGCCGTTCTCGCCCATGCCCTCGTAGGCCGCCGCCAGCTCGAACCCCAGCGCCTTGGCCACCTCGTCCTTGGCATGCTCGCTGGCCAGGCCCTCCTTGAAGACCTTGACGGCCTCGGCGTGCTCGCCGCGCATGCCATGGAGCATGCCTGTCATGGTGATGCAGTCCAGCTCGCGCTTGGTGCCCATGCACCCCTTGCGCGCCACGGCGAACTCGCCCAGCGCGTCGTCGGTGAGGCCCATCTCCTTGTAGGCGATGCCCAGGTCGTAGTGCGTGTCCACGTCCTCGGGCTTGACGACCTTTTCAAGGCCCTTCTTGAACTCGGCGAAGACCTCCTCCACCGAGTACTGGAAGTCGTCCTCGCCCGAGGAGGGAGCCGGAGAGGAGTCCGCCAGCCCATCGAGATCCCCGGCCAGCTCCGCCGCGAGGTCGAACGCATCGCGCTCGGCGGGAGCATCCATCGGATCCACGGCGGGCACCTGCATCGTCGAGGTGTCGGTCTCCTCCGTGGTGGGCGCGGCGTCGCCTCCGGACTCCATCTGCTCCAGGCGCGCCATCAGCTCGGCGGCGCGCTGGTGGCCCGG
Proteins encoded:
- a CDS encoding ExeA family protein — encoded protein: MTTYLDFFELTTEPFSNAPVSRFYYNSTQHSQALTRLMHAVGYMKGLSILVGDIGAGKTTLARRMLDSLPESEYEAALLVIIHSGITANWLLRRIALQLGVENPAQEKLALLSQLYQRLLQIYESGKKAVVLIDEAQMLETRELMEEFRGLLNLEVPERKLISFVFFGLPEIEKNLKLDPPLAQRVAFRYKLEPFTAESTEAYVKHRLRLAGSPRLPFTSEALLAIHKASGGTPRVINTLCDNALFEAFLSRHESIGEELIRRVADNLGLVGSALPPEAGAPTQPAPSPSSRPAGSKIDLAEIDRYLEGLGKL
- a CDS encoding outer membrane protein assembly factor, coding for MAPQEPPSAAEARAEPQEQEPQEVKEVELRLPPGSDTRGLADLVTIRRGQVLSTLAVRRSVEALWNTGRFTNVEARTVDVRGGVRLVFQLTPVQQLVRLVIEGNVALSDDEIREASGLPEYAPLDPDSVDRARAAVEQAYHRKGYDQAYLRVSEEPSPGGVVLVFTMDEGQPTRVGRVTLTGSPGLPLSSLLEALGLEPGVVLDQARVDAGLEKLRTVLRQQRYYRARVGAPTVTLEQGLATVALPVSAGPRYTLHFHGNHQFPGVVLERVLAYDGTEVLDPGVVWTLARRLEVFYRYRGFNDVRVTPREVRRPDHAEAVLAFEIEEGRPLTVTEVRFRGNRALPSGVLREVLAEIIRTRDPVPELTLPLRDDPLEVDGRSGQGPRSVPLAPDPHRVFVEEAYLGAAEVLTEAYRERGFPQAQVHFSRLDVDVSARTAVAEFEVEEGSEVRVDEVVVDGLPQGTGTESVGLASGDSLSEEAVERARQNLEQEVARQGYLFARVEVKTEPNTEDPRYVKVFLRVEPGPQVRVGRIIFQGLTRSDERTVRALLALEVGKPLDLEKLAEGRRRLARLNIFRQVEVQLREPNRREEIKDILVTVQERPRIDGEVSGGYFLVDGPRVTLDTAFPNVDGRGLNLLARAKVNYVGWSQEAFSGRYGGVQDDSIRGWEGLGGRGNVALTQPRLNFFLLPRDTGARVDLIGERVHRPSYLSTRFAAVGGLDWPAARWLSLGIQGELEHNRLRSRSGVLNVLSRADQERLRFPYGIFTLYSLRGTSTLDFRDEPTNPRKGLLVSGSAEFTRDLSVAPTDALGNRVADFPIHELKLSGSVSVYAPLGRRASLALSARAGTIVPLSPNAQSIGSKLFYLGGSSSLRGFREDGLLPEDQRAEVRRQLLDCRAVITPQGCPAELVAVLAGQAPLSQGGELFTLGKAELRLPAFRSLDLGFFLEAGNLWGDRTNFDPTILRYTAGVGLRYVTPVGPLAFDLGFNLDPDEDFNEPASQFHFSIGVF
- a CDS encoding translocation/assembly module TamB domain-containing protein — protein: MATNSRQGARWALLVIALLIVGAIFALRTSVAWETACTLARRNLPDLIGLDVGIGQCELDPLGQKVIIRGLSLFAPGTDTPLLAADLAEVQLGLTRPFSGKVALDLLRVQRPRVALDLSQPSANAKPGEPAPCPLKPLERLKISRLALTGAQVRVALPNGRRIEVSDLDVGWKERWGVSEFDVEARRGVVVLGPSGGELLLGRLVLSGGLDVDEQLLQLNRAEVALDDATVSASGRVESLCQPVLALDAQVFLPLRTLKEAGLLERPASGHVWTRLTVTGRPLAPSVSVEVSANNLAYDRYGPTSLTAQLHYQGERVKVEKLTVPVGNGRAEVSGTVRLAPGLPVELDVKTYDASFGRILAQSGVKGSWVDFPATVTGRLTGTILPRPQLSGEADLRTGHFVLATRAYDAPEQKGLTLLEFDRGRVQATLKILSDRVTIDGQVESGRSRMNTDVTLFYDPARGLDVRADGDLELSDFGAVAGLPWAGRGTANLTVAGPYVDVKVDSNVSFRDFTFWGLGMGVVQGKATYEDLVLSFPTITGQKGRTQYFGKAALTFGKSLHAKAEVNVPQGRTEDLIDVIAGLHPNIAVMQGTIAGLASGRVEIDSPVDRFEGLVAFDFKNTTYYGRRMGDGSSRLRFVDGKEMVLERTTLEGPLGKSWVEGTFTFAGGLDYRFGGENLSLAEAIGPELATRMGMEGTLTLEGTVSGNSTLPIVEGTLKGPRVTFADRDLGAMHLVGKMTGRDFEVSGQLFKDANGFLTMKVREPFPYELSVALELPEIRPLLPANAVTQGMSGSLKGTLSAQGNIRNYEAVQVTAFVDQLSLARGIFRGQNEGPISLSYMGGRLNVEPFTFRGPDLEVSGAGWMGPRALDLNVRGGMDLRVAESLLPEVERTGGRVEFQGQASGNLDKPSLVGEASVSDLRVSARGRPVTLRAVSGLATFTEQGVLLKGFRGLLNEGRATASGEITLKNFSPDKISLAAELEDVTYRYSDDLPITASGGLQLTGTPDALLLAGDVDLLRLRYQKGLELDSMLKNLGRRTASVLPTTADKAPEFLTYDVRVHLKDVRVDNNLARARLLGDLRLTGTNVRPGVLGRVEAEEGSQAFFRNNQFTITQAEVELRDRYGIDLVFDVRGQTQVREYTLKVHAFGRPADPQVLFSSEPSLAEGDVVSLLTLGVTSTDKDTAASASAGLAAEALFNVSGLDKQVKRFLPSNPVLRDLSFQISTTYNDATRQAEPTAQLESKILSDQLKIGMTQPVSGRGTRARAEYRFDNRLSAQAQWDNENSEASFGNLGLELKLSWEVE